The Deltaproteobacteria bacterium genome includes a window with the following:
- a CDS encoding 6-phosphofructokinase: MRIGILTGGGDCPGLNAVIRAVVRKGVREGDAILGIHHGWQGMLTGQHEELTQRSVSGLIHRGGTILHTSRTNPFKEDGGSEKVVATFKRFNLDGLIAIGGDDTLGVANKLFKMGLPVVGVPKTIDNDLSGTDFTFGFDTAVTVATEAIDRLHTTAESHDRVMVVEVMGRQAGWIAVYSGLAGGADVILIPEKPFNLDEVAEVIKARHSRGKNFSIVVAAEGAHMGSKNDQGLIKQSEELDEFGHARLGGIGQFLAKELENRTGFESRVTVLGHVQRGGSPTPHDRILATIYGVKAHDLVHEGKFGTMAALVGGHIDSVSLEDAVRKLKTVDMNIYKIAEIFFG, translated from the coding sequence ATGAGGATTGGAATTCTGACGGGAGGCGGGGATTGCCCCGGGCTTAATGCAGTCATCCGTGCCGTAGTTCGCAAGGGTGTTCGGGAAGGTGACGCCATTCTTGGGATTCACCATGGCTGGCAGGGGATGCTTACCGGTCAGCACGAGGAGTTGACCCAGCGTTCCGTTTCCGGCCTGATACATCGAGGCGGCACTATCCTTCACACTTCGCGTACCAACCCTTTCAAAGAGGATGGCGGCAGTGAAAAGGTCGTTGCTACCTTCAAGCGGTTTAACCTGGACGGACTCATCGCCATAGGTGGTGATGATACACTGGGCGTGGCGAATAAATTGTTCAAAATGGGTCTGCCTGTCGTGGGTGTTCCGAAGACCATCGATAATGATCTTTCCGGGACCGATTTTACCTTTGGTTTCGATACGGCGGTGACGGTGGCAACGGAAGCCATAGACCGGCTGCACACCACCGCCGAATCCCACGACCGCGTAATGGTTGTTGAGGTGATGGGCAGGCAAGCGGGATGGATTGCCGTATACTCCGGCCTCGCAGGCGGCGCGGACGTTATCCTGATCCCTGAGAAGCCGTTTAATCTCGACGAGGTGGCCGAGGTTATCAAGGCCAGACATTCGCGTGGAAAGAACTTTTCCATCGTTGTGGCTGCAGAAGGTGCCCACATGGGTTCAAAAAATGACCAGGGTCTTATCAAACAATCCGAGGAACTGGACGAGTTCGGTCACGCGCGTCTGGGCGGCATCGGCCAATTCCTCGCCAAAGAACTTGAAAACAGGACCGGATTCGAGAGCAGGGTTACGGTATTGGGGCATGTCCAGAGGGGAGGGTCCCCGACACCCCATGACCGTATCCTGGCTACCATTTACGGTGTCAAGGCCCATGACCTTGTTCATGAGGGTAAATTCGGGACCATGGCCGCCCTCGTGGGTGGACATATCGATTCCGTCAGTCTCGAAGACGCGGTCAGGAAACTGAAGACCGTGGATATGAATATCTATAAGATCGCGGAGATCTTCTTTGGGTAA
- a CDS encoding RDD family protein, producing the protein MVYDGDMHKASILKRVMARLVDFLVAWALALFIPPAGIILGLIYLAVADGIQKGQSLGKMVFGLEVLMRDGSPCDLKSSIFRNLPFVLLFLFAAIPILGWILLVIAAIPLILVEMWLVFVDETGERLGDRIADTHVVERLR; encoded by the coding sequence ATGGTGTATGATGGAGATATGCACAAGGCGAGCATCCTGAAAAGGGTAATGGCCAGGCTGGTGGATTTCCTGGTTGCCTGGGCCCTCGCTCTTTTTATCCCGCCTGCAGGAATTATCCTGGGGCTTATCTATCTGGCCGTCGCCGATGGCATTCAGAAGGGTCAGAGCCTGGGAAAGATGGTGTTTGGGCTTGAGGTGCTCATGAGGGATGGCAGCCCGTGCGACCTGAAGTCCTCAATCTTCCGCAACCTTCCTTTTGTCCTCCTGTTCCTGTTCGCCGCCATTCCGATTCTTGGATGGATACTGCTGGTCATTGCAGCGATTCCCCTTATCCTCGTCGAGATGTGGCTCGTATTTGTGGACGAGACAGGAGAACGTCTGGGTGACCGGATTGCCGACACCCATGTGGTCGAGAGGCTTCGCTGA
- a CDS encoding NAD(P)-dependent glycerol-3-phosphate dehydrogenase, whose product MGERPSKIAVIGGGSWGTALAVHCARLEIPVSLWVFEEDLARRMARTRENDVFLPGIMLPSGIIPTASLEECLAGAQMVLSVVPSHVIREVWDKARFFLPVDAIIVNATKGIEEGTYLTANGVLADTLGQEVLKRKVTLSGPTFAREVSMGLPAAAVIAGMDSRHNTVVQEVLAAETFRLYTNMDPIGVEIAGALKNVMAISVGMCDGLQLGLNARAALITRGLAEITRLGVALGAEPLTFQGLAGVGDLVLTCTGDLSRNRTLGLRLGRGESLDEIIGSSPMIAEGVRTTRSARGLAARTGVEMPIAREVFMVLYEGKDARSALKSLLSRSLKEEGS is encoded by the coding sequence ATGGGTGAACGACCATCGAAAATCGCCGTTATCGGGGGCGGCAGCTGGGGTACGGCCCTCGCCGTCCACTGTGCCCGGTTGGAAATACCGGTTTCCCTGTGGGTATTCGAGGAGGATCTGGCCCGGAGGATGGCCCGGACAAGGGAGAACGATGTCTTTCTTCCGGGGATCATGCTGCCTTCCGGGATAATCCCCACCGCAAGCCTGGAGGAGTGCCTGGCCGGCGCACAGATGGTTCTCTCCGTTGTTCCGTCCCATGTGATCAGGGAGGTCTGGGATAAAGCGCGGTTTTTCCTGCCGGTAGACGCCATAATCGTCAATGCAACGAAGGGAATTGAGGAGGGTACATACCTGACGGCGAACGGGGTTCTTGCCGACACCCTGGGACAGGAAGTCTTGAAAAGGAAGGTGACCCTGTCGGGTCCCACCTTCGCCAGGGAGGTTTCCATGGGGCTGCCCGCCGCCGCTGTCATCGCGGGCATGGACAGCCGCCACAACACAGTAGTTCAGGAGGTCCTCGCGGCTGAGACCTTTCGGCTCTACACCAACATGGATCCAATCGGTGTAGAAATCGCGGGGGCACTGAAGAACGTCATGGCTATCTCTGTGGGCATGTGCGACGGCCTCCAGTTGGGGCTCAATGCCAGGGCGGCGCTTATTACCAGGGGCCTTGCTGAAATTACTCGTCTTGGCGTTGCCTTGGGAGCGGAACCTTTGACCTTTCAGGGGCTTGCCGGTGTCGGGGACCTGGTTCTTACCTGTACGGGGGACCTTTCACGCAACAGGACGCTTGGACTGAGGCTGGGCCGAGGCGAATCACTGGATGAGATAATCGGATCGTCACCCATGATCGCCGAGGGAGTCAGGACGACACGGTCCGCCCGCGGGCTGGCCGCCAGGACCGGGGTCGAGATGCCCATAGCAAGGGAGGTCTTCATGGTCCTGTACGAGGGTAAAGACGCCCGGTCCGCTCTAAAGAGCCTTCTGAGCCGCTCCCTCAAGGAGGAGGGTTCTTGA